In the Bacillus amyloliquefaciens DSM 7 = ATCC 23350 genome, CAAAAACACGGTAAAACGCAGCATCCATTCAGATGTTATGACATTCATTGATTATCTGCAGCATGATTTAAAAGTCGATATTACCGGTTTGGATAATCAGGTCCGGATTCATTATCCTGACAAGTGGAAAAAGGTGTCGTCAGATTGGGATCATCATTTCAGTGAATCCGATATTGAATACAAAGTCAAAGTCGCCATCAGAGATTTCGGAACAAAGGGAATGTCCCAATAACCTGTCCCTTGGGAGAGTGTGCATAGCGCCGCTCTCCTTTGTTTATGTCACGAGATGATTGCGGTGGGCATATACGGCTGCCTGCGTGCGGTCACTGACATCAAGCTTTGACAATATATTCGTGATGTGGGTTTTCACCGTTTTAATCGTTATGAACAGCTCTTCTCCAATTTCTTTGTTCGTCTTGCCTTCCGCGACGAGACAGAGGATTTCCAGTTCTCTTTTTGTCAGTGTTTCATGCGGAAGCTGATTCTCTGAATGGCGCAGCCTTGACAGCACTTTTCCCGCCACCTTCGATTCAAGCTTCGGTTCGCCCTTGGCAGCCGCTCTGATGGCTTCGGCTATTTCTGCCGCTTTAGATGTTTTCAGCAAATAGCTGAGCGCCCCCGCTTCGATCACCGGATACACTTTGTCGTCATCAATAAAGCTCGTCAGCACGATGATTTTCGGATCATTGAGTTTCGCACAGATCTGTTTTGTCGCTTCGATGCCGTCCATGCCGTCCATGACAAGATCCATTAAAATGACATCCGGCAAAAGCTCTGCGGCCAGATCGACGCCCTGCTGTCCGTCTGACGCTTCACCGGCGACTTCAATGTCCGGCTGTGCTTCTAAAAATGCGGCCAGGCCCATCCTGACCATTTCGTGATCATCAATCAGTAACACTCGAATCACTGTCGTTCTCTCCTTTTGTTTTCTGATAAATCGGGACTTTCACGTCGATCTGCGTGCCTTTTCCCTTCACGGAGATAATTTCCGCTATGCCGCCGATTTCACTCGCTCTTTCCTTGATGGAATGCAGGCCATAAGAGGATGCTTTGACTTGATCCATCGTAAAACCCGCCCCGTTATCAATGACTTTAAGCTGCAGCTTTTGATGTTTCGCGCCGAGCCTGACGGTGACCTTGGTCGCCTTTGAATGCCTGAAAACGTTGGAAAGCGCCTCCTGCACGATTCGGAACAGATGGTCTTCAACGCCTTTTGACACACCCATGTCGCTGATATCCCACTCAATATCAAGCGGCTGCTTCGCTTTGAACTCTTTTAACAGCTCAATCAGCCCTTCTTTCAGACCTTTTCCTTCTAAAGTGACGGGCCGCAAATGCAATAGCAGCGCTCTCATTTCATTTTGCGCTTCGCCCGCCATATGTTCAACCATGCGGATCCGTTTAACGATTTTGTCATCTGCATCTTTCACTTGCTCTAGGACGGCGGATGTCATCATTGAAATGGCAAAGAGCTGCTGGCTGACGGCATCGTGCAGATCGCGCGCCAGCCGCTGGCGTTCTTCAGTGATGACTGATTTTTTCATTTGATCCTGCCATTCCGCCCGCTCGTTGGAGAGCTTTTGGAGCGATGTGACCTGCAGCTCGACCCGCTTGGCCATTTCGTTGAGCTGGTCTGCCGCCAGGCCGATTTCATCATCGCCGAGCGGCGGCACCCGATAGGCGAAATTGCCGTTTTCAAATTTCAAAACCGCTTCAATCAATGTATCCATTCTTGTTTTCAGACGGCCGCCGTATACATAACCGGAGATCAGTCCGGCCGAAAGGGACGCCAAAAGCAGGATGACCACGAACGGAATACCGAACCAGCCGGAAGAAAACAAAAGCATCGGGTCAAGCCCGTAATATAACAGCATCAGCGTAATAAACACAGCGCAAAGAAGCAGACTGAGCCCCGCGGTCATCCTCATGGCGCGCCACTGAATATTGGCGAGTAATTTTTTCCTCATAAATACTTCACATCCACATCGCCGATGAATAACGAAATTGATATTTTAATGCGCCGCGGCGAGTCGCCGTACTCGGGAGACACTTTATACAGGTTCGTGCTCATGCCGCTTTTCTTAGAGCCGAGCAGATTCATATCGCCGATAAAAGCTGACGAACTGACGGACACTTCGATATCGGGCGGGACGTACACATCAACATTGCCGATGACACCGCTGATTGTCATCGTGCTTTCTCCTTCGGGAATCATCGCTTTTGACAGATCGATTTTCACATCTCCGATGAATCCGGAGACATTTAAATCATTCAGCTCAAACGGATCCTTCATCATGCGCAGCTCGCCGATAAAATAGCTGCGGAGATCCGGCTGTCTGCTTTCCGGCTGGGCGGAAGGCTTTGGCTGCTCTTCTTTTTTAAGATTGATTTTCTTCTCTTTATGTTCAAACACGCGCTTTCCTTTAAGAAGCCTGTAGCCCGCGTAAATGAGAAAGGCGGCAAAGGCATAGCCGAACAGGTTGAAGGTGGCGCTGAACAGGTTTCTCAAAAACAAAAAAGCGGCGAAGATATACAGGACGGAGCCGAGCCAGCCGCGGGAATATTTATTAAAAATATAGCCTGTGATCAGAAAAAAGAGCGGCCAAAACAAGAAGTCGCCGATACCGATAATACGTAAAAACATGCTGACGCCAAATAAGGCGATGATAAGTCCGAGAATCTGTTTTTTTGCCATTTCAGCTGCTTGCCCCTCCTTTCCTTTTCTATTGCAGTGCAATATTGCCGCTCGTCACTTTTATATCAATCATTCTTGAGCCGCTGCCTTTAATGCCTGTGAAAGCCCCGCCTTCCTTACTCGTTTTCTCAAAGGAATAGGACGGCTGGATTCTCCCGCTTGCCGTTTCGGCGTTCACCGTAAAACTCCCGTCTTTCGGCAGGCTGATGGCTGCGCTGCCGCTCGCAAGCCTGACGGATACGGGGGCACTTGCCGTCTCAAGCGAGGCATCGACACTGCCGGAAGCGACCCGCACGTCAAGAGGGCCTGACACATGATGAAGACCGACATTTCCGGAGGATAAGCGGACATCCGCCGTTTTTGCCGCAAGACCGGCTGCTGTGAGATCGCCCGACAGCCCTTTCGCTTCAAACACATCCGTCTTTACATGCTTCAGCGACATGTTCCCGCTTACAGTATGGACGCCGAGATGTGAAAGAGACAGCCCCCTGTTTCCGTCAACTGCAATGCTGCCGCTTGATGAACGGACGGTGATGTCCTGATGGTAATCATACGGAATGCGGACAATCAGCAGAGGACGCTGAAAAAGATTCAGAAATTGGAACCCTTTCTCCTTCGCTTTGAGATCGAGGGTTTTCCCCCGGCTGCGGACAAACATTTTTCCCGCCGGTCCCGTCACGTTTGCCGAGATATCATTCCGCGCTTCCGCGATAATTTTCACATCCGTCTGTTCAGATGAAACGGATAAGCTTTTAACGGCACGGGGCGGTACGCTTACCGATTCTGTTTCTGTTTCGTACAGCGGAAAAAAACGCCCGGCAACCACTTCTTTCACCAAAAACAGACAGCAGATCAGAACGGACGCCGCCATCAGCCCTTTGGCAATCTTACGCTTCATTACGTTCCATCCTTTTTCATTCATTTTATTATAAAGGAAAAGCCTGATAATTGATACGTGCGTATAGGGAAGAGGCGTAAAAGCGCCGATCTTCCCTTGTGCACATTATTCATGAGCCGCTTTTTGATACTCCGTTTTTTCCAGAGAAAGCGAGCGCATTTTTTCAAGCTCAGCTTCGACCTCGTCCGAATATTGCGAACGGCTGACTTCTGTGTTCGCCTCAGCCGAAGTGCCGTATTTGACGCGAACTTCCATTTCTTCAATGCGGTTTTCCATTCGAAGGAACTCTCTGTAGGCGCTTTCGCTGTCAATTTTGTCAAAAGAAGCGTTCATATGTTCCTTCGCTTTCGCCGCGTTGGCACGGGCGATGAGCGCCTGTTTTTTATCCTTTACGTCGCGAAGACGCGTTTCCAGAGTCTCCAGCTGCTCTTTCAGCTCTGCCAGCTGTGTTTTCGCCTGGTCATACGCTTTTTCATGTTCGGCCGCTTTTCCCTCAAGGTACTTCATTTCAGTCAGAGCCTTTTTCGCAAGCTCCTCTTCCCCTGCGTCAAAGGCAAGCTGAGCTTGATTTTTCCGCTTGGCCGCCGTTTCTGAGGCGTCCTCTTGTTTTTTCTTAAACTGATGGACGATTGTGTGCTGTTTGACAATCGTTTGTTTCGCCTTGGCGATGTCACTTTCCATGTCACGCACATATTGATTCAGCATGACTTTCGGATTTTCTAATTTATCAAGCCCTTCATTAACAGATGCGACGAACATATCTCTTATTCTTTTTAAGACCATTTTGTTTTCCTCCTTATTTTTTCTTCAAAAATTCTTCCCATTCAGAATCAAAGCCGGATTGATAGCCCGGTGATGCCGCTTCCGGTTCATACTGCCGGGAATCAGCGTCTGAGCCGCCCTGCTTCATCATCTTCCACCCGAAATACACCATGGCGCCAGCCAGTCCGATAGCTACGATAAACGGAAGAGAGCCGACGAGAATCATAGCCCCGATGACGCCCGCGATGATACCGGATACGGCGCGGCCTTTTGAAAACCGTTTTATTCCCCAGTAAAGCATCAGGCCTCCGATCGCCAGCGGGATGATAAATGCGAAGTGGCCCCCTCCGAAAAAGACAGAAAGTCCGAACACAATCAGCAGGAAGCCGCCTGCCGTTTTTACATTTATATTCATGCAGATCCTCCTTTCGTTTTCCTTGTCTTTACTATAAACAAATCCCGCGGACGGCAAAACGAGTCAGAGATTGATTTTCATATCAGACCGGAGTCGTATAAGCCCCCGGACCCTTACATAAAAAAACGCCGCTGCGCCAGACGGCGCAGGGCGTTTTACGGAAATGCTAGATTCTGACGCTCGCTTCTTTTTCCCTGATGAGATCGGAGCGTTCCGCTTTGGCCAGCTTCGTAAAAAACAATATTCCGAGACCGGACAGGACTTCGACGAGACCGCCGGCGGCGATGACTTTTCCGGAACCGAAAGCGTTAGCCGCGTATCCGCATAGAACCGCACCGAGCGGAATGGATATGTTTGAGATCATATGGATGACGGCATAAACTTGCGGCTGGTCATCATTGTCCACAGACGTCTGAATAATGGTATATTCCGGCACATTAATAGCACTGACGGCAGATCCGAACGCAAACGCGGCGAGGAAGACGAGCGGCAGAAAAGTGTTGATGCCCGTGATGAAAAATGCCGCCCCTTCTATGATTCCCGCCGACACAAACAGGAGACCGTATTTGTTCACCTTCACTTTTGCCAAAATAAAACCCATTAAAAAGGCTCCGCCCGTGCCTGTCGCTTTCAGAAGCGAGTAGATGATCGGCGGCATGTGTAAATCTTCAGCGACATAAACGGCAGAGAGCGCCTCCCATGGAGCGGCCGCAAAATTCATGAAGATACAGTAGATAGCGAGCGGGTATAAAATCTGGTGTTTTCTGACAAGCACAAAACCCCGTTTGAGTCTTCCGAAATACGTTCCGCGCTGTTTAACGGCGACGGTCTTCTGTTTATCCTGATGAACTTGGTATGCAATAAAGAGTACGAGAAAACCTGATAGAAGATAGAATATAAGTGCGATAAACAAAGAATAGGCGGGACTGATAAAAGTTAGAAACACCCCGCTCAGCGTAATAGCGGCAAGCCTGACGATCTGGCCGGATGACTGGATGACCGCATTCGCTTTCTGCAGGCTGTTTTCTCCGACAATATTGGGGATTAACGAGATGGATGCAGGATTATAAGCGGCTCCCGTGGCTGAATGCACGATCATGAGGAGCATGACAAACCATAAAGGAGAGAAACCGTTAAAATAACAGACCGGAATGATTAACACGACCGCCGCGCGCGTGAGGTCGGAAAAATACATCCAGAATTTCAGCGTATGCTGCTTCATAAAAGGCCCGGTAATCGGCGCCAGCATCGCCTCCGGAAGGAACGTGACCGCAATCAGCAGAGCCGTGCCGATCGCGCCTTCTCCGTCAAAAATCAAAAACCATAGAATGGAATTAAAGGCAAAACCGTCTCCCGACAATTTGACAAGCCTTGAGATAAACAGAAAGGTGAAATTTTTATTCCAGATGCTCTCGCTCTTATTATATGTATCCATCTATCAAATCCCCCATTATTTTACAGCATTTCTTATAATATCTCATTTTTTAATTTTTCAGTCAATAATGCATAAGATACATTTTCCTACTGGCAATAAGGGTTCAAATGATGGGTATCTCCACAAAAAAACAGCCGGCATGCTGCCGCCGGCTGAATGAAACGTTATTCATCCTCACGGAATACTGCGGCGCTTCTCTCATACTCTATATCCTTAACGCCTTGTCTTGTGTTGATTGCTCTTGCCGCCGCAAAAAAATAATCAGACAGGCGGTTCAAGTAACGCAGCACCGTATCGTTTATCTCTTCTGTTTTGCCCAGTTTCACGGTGAGACGCTCCGCCCGTCTTGTGACGGTCCGCGCGATGTGAAGTTGAGCAGCCGCCTTATGCCCGCCCGGAAGAATAAATTTCTCAAGCGGGGGCGCTTCAGCCGTATAACGGTCTATGCAGTCTTCCAATACGGAAATAGATTTCTCTCTCAATTTATAGTTCTTATGCTCAGTGACAGTCGCCAAATCGCCGCCGCAGTCAAACAGCTCGTGCTGAATGTTTCGGAGTTCGGCTTTCAGATCACCGCAATTCTCACAATCAGCAAGCTCCGCAAGCGCAAGCCCGATAAAACTGTTCAGCTCATCAATCGTCCCGTAGCTCTCAACCCGCAGACTGTCTTTATCCGTTCTGCCGCCGATCAGGCTTGTCTGTCCTTTATCGCCGGTTTTCGTATAGAGCTTCATCGATCTATTCCTCCTTCTTCCTCCGCTTTTACACATGCCGCGATCCCGCTTCTGACGGCTTTTTCCGCATGACGGGCGTCCACTGCCTCTCCCGTCTGCAAAGCGGCGATGACAATATCACCATTTGCCTGCATTCCGGAAAGAGCCTGCATTCTCGCTTCTGCCGCTGCCGTTAAGAGCCGTACAAATCCCTGTTCATATAAACGTCCGCTGACGAGTGCCCAAACGGTGTGCCGCGCCGTCACGGCAATCGTAACCGAATCAAACGTCCGGCAGACCAAACCAGCGGCCGCTGAGCCGGAAAGCCGGCGGCTCCATGAAAAACCAGATCCGTCAGATGCGGTTGACAACATTCTAAACGGCCGGTCTGTATGAAGCGTTACGGTATTTCCGCTTTTGTTTATCAGAGAGGCGAACGGAACGGTGACGGATTCTCTTTCTTCCCGCACTTCCGGCTTGAAGGCGATCAGCGGTTTCGGCGACGCTTGTTGGTCAACAGCGCTGACGGTGATGCCGTAAATATCTTCAATCGTCTCTTGTTTCAAAGCCTGCTCCGGCGGCTGCTTCGAAAAAGCGCGTCCGTCCTTCATCATCAGGAGCTGATCACAGTATTGTCCCGCGGCGTTGAGGTCGTGAAAAATACTGATGACCGTAAGACCCCTTTCTCTCGTCAGCCGCTTTACCGTATCGAGCAGGTCTTTTTGATATTTGAGATCAAGAAATGTCGTCGGCTCATCCAGACAAAGCACCTCGGGCTGCTGAGCCAGCGCCTGCGCCAAATAGACGCGCTGCCTTTCTCCGCCGCTCAGATTGCGGACGGATTGCTGCGCATATCGGGCGATGCCCGCCATTTCCATCGCTTCCCGGATAATGTCTTCGTCGTTTTGGTCCGTCTGTCTGAAGAGTCCTTTTTGAAACGGATATCTGCCGAAGGACACCGTTTCTTTGACGGTAAATGTAAAGGCTTGTTCCGTATGCTGCGGCAAAACGGCCATGATTTTCGCAAGCTCCCGCGGCTTGTATCTGCCGATGGGCTTGCCTGCTGCGAGCACCTCGCCTTTTGAGGGAGGGAGCACCCCCGTCAGCAGTTTCATCAGTGTTGTTTTTCCTGAGCCGTTCGGACCGAGTATGCCGACAAATTCACCCTTTTCGGCGGTAAAGCTGACATCCTCTACAATCATCCGCCCTCCGTACCCGCCGGACAGGCTGCTCACCCTGATCATAAGCGTTTCCCTCCATGGTGCTGACGAAGCAGAATCAAGGCAAATACAGGCGCTCCCGCCAATGCCGTCATAATGCCGATCGGCAATTCGACAGGTTCAATAACGGTGCGGGAAAACAAATCCGCCAAAATGAGAAAACCGGCGCCCGTCAGTGCTGACAGCGGCAGTAAATGGCGATGATCCGTTCCCCATAAAAGCCGCGTCACATGAGGAATGACAAGGCCGACAAACCCGATCGTCCCCGATACGGCAACCGCTCCTCCCGTCAGCAGAGATCCGGCGGTAATCATCAGCAGTTTTCTCTTTCCCGTACTGACGCCTAAAAGCCTTGCCTTTTCTTCTCCATAGGTCATAATGTTTAATTCTCTGCCGTTGATAAGCAGAAGCGCCGTCCCGGCCAGAAAAAAAGGCAGAAACAGCGCGACATAGCCCCAGCCCCTCATTGACACACTGCCTAACAGCCAGCGGACAATCGGGAGCAGATCATTTCCCGTTAAAGCGATCACAAGCGAAATGAGGGCTCCGAGAAAAGAATTCATGATGATGCCTGTCAAAATGAGCGTCGAAACCGACATGGACGCATGAACGAGGCGGCTGAAAAAAAGAACCGCCGCCATGACCGCAATGGCTGCGGCAATGCTGACGACCGGAAGTGTGAACCGGCCGATGACGGGAATCTGAATGCCGAAAAACAAAGTGATAACGGCTCCCGCCGAGGCTCCTGAAGATACCCCGAGTGTATAAGGGTCGGCGAGCGGATTTTTCAGAAGCCCCTGAAACGCCGCTCCCGCAATGGATAACGCGGCACCGACAAGGGCTGCCAGAACGACTCTCGGCAGACGGATATTCATCATAATATTTACATTCATGGGATCAACAGAGGAGGTCCGGCCGATCCCGATCAAAAAAACGTCGGATAAAGGGATATGCAGACTGCCGATTGAAATGCCGAGTGCCGTACAAACGGCTAAAAACAGCAGACTGATCGTGTAGGCCAGCGGGCGGTTACTTTTTAAACGTTTCAGGATAAACGCTTTCTGCAAGCTTCTCGACCCCTTTTACCAGACGCGGGCCAGAGCGTGTGACAAGGTCAGGATCAACAGAATAGACGTTGTGGTGTTTGACCGCATTGACGGCACCCCAGCCGGCGCGTTTTTCCACTTCAGCGGCCTTTACGCCGTCTGTCGTAATGATGACATCCGGATTCATTTTGACAATCGCTTCATCCGTCAGCTGCACCCAGCCGGTCTGGCTGCCGGCGGCGTTTTTCGCATGTATATCTTCAAGCATTTCGTTCATAAACGTGCCTTTTCCCGTCGTGTATCCGTCAGGAGAAACTTCGACGAATACTTTCTTTTCATCTTTTTCAGAAATGGCCGCCGCTTTCTTTTCTATGGCGGAAAGGTCGGATTTCATCGATTTGATCAGCTTGTCCGCCTGCTTTTCTTTGCCGGCCGCTTTTCCGATCATGCTGATTGATTTGTACACTTCTTGGAACGATTGAGCGTCATTGACCGTTAATACGGTGATGCCCGCATCTTTTAATTGCTTCATCGCATCGGCGGAAGCGGACATAGAGGACGCGTGGGCAAGCACGAGATCCGGCTTCAGCGCGATGACTTTCTCAGCGTTCACATTCATATCTCCGACTTTCGGTTTTTTTACCGCTTCTTTCGGATATGTATCATTTGTCGTGACGCCTGCGACCTTATCTCCGAGCCCCAGCGCGTATGTAATTTCCGTATTGCTCGGCATGAGGGAAACGATTTTTTCCGGCGCCTGCTTTATGGTTACTTTTTCGTTTGCGGCATCCTTAATGGTTACCGGAAATGCTTCGGCTGAGACGGCTTTTTGTTTTGCCGCGCTTCCTTCTTCTTGTGCGCCGGAACAGCCGGCGACCATAAAGGCGGTGACAAAGAGCGCCGCCCAGACGGCAGTGATTTTCTTCATTCTTTTAACTCCCCCTGGTTATGGTAAACGATTGTCTCTTTGACATTCGTATCCTTTTTTCGCAGTAATTATACTATAAGTCTGTCAGGCTTGTATATCCGGCCTTTTTTGCATTAAAGCAAATTGTTCGTAAACACTAAAACCCATCATGTATACTGTTACACAATCATGTTAAGAGGAGGATCATCATGGAATTACAGCTTGAACGAAAGCTCATTTTGATTACAGGATCAACTTCAGGCATCGGAAAAGCCGCGGCAAAAAGCTTTTTAGCCGAAGGCGCCGAGGTGATTGTAAACGGAAGAAAAAAAGAAACCGTGGAACGGACGGTTGAGGAGCTTTCCGCTTACGGAACGGTTCACGGCATCGCCGCTGATTTATCGCGTCAGGATGAAGCGGATGACCTGATGAAGCGCGCCGGCGGAATCGGAGAAGTCGATATTCTCGTCAATAACCTCGGATTTTTTGAAGTAAAAGACTTCGCTGAGGTGACTGATGATGAATGGACCCGGTATTTTGAAGTGAATGTCATGAGCGCCGTGCGCCTGTGCCGGCGTTTTCTGCCGCAAATGCTCGAAAGAAACAGCGGTCGGATTCTGAACATCTCTAGTGAAGCCGGTGTCAAACCGCTTGCGCAAATGATTCCGTATTCAATGACGAAAACGGCGTTAATCAGCTTGTCTCGGGGAATGGCGGAAATGACGAAAGGCACAAATGTCACGGTAAACTCCGTGCTGCCCGGACCGACATGGACCGAAGGCGTCGCTTCTTACATGGAAGGAGCCGCTAAGGCTGCCGGAGAAGATACGGACAGCTTCGTCCGGGATTATTTTAAAGTGAATGAACCGACGTCCTTGATTCAGCGCTACGCAACGCCGGAAGAAGTCGCCAATACGATTGTATTTCTCGCTTCAGATGCGGCATCTGCCATTAACGGCATCGCACAGCGGGTTGAAGGCGGCATCATCCGCTCCATTTAACCAAAAAAAGCCCGGCACAATGGGAACTCCCATATATGCCAGGGCTTTTTTTATATCATGCCTGCAAACGGAACCGGCTCCCAGCCGCCCGTCTCAAGCTCTGCGGAAAACAGGCCGCCCGCATGCGGCTGCTCAAGTCTTTCGGCTTCCGTCAATTTTTCCGTCGCGGTCGTAATGTATAATGTGTTAAGCTCTTTGCCTCCGAACGCGCAGCAGGTGACGTATTTTGCGGGAACTTCAATAGATGCGATTTCCTTATGCGAAAACGGGTCAATCCGGACGGCACGGCCGCCTCCGAACAGAGCCACCCACAGCATTCCGTCCCGGTCAATGGTCATTCCGTCGGGAGATCCTTGCGACTTCGGAAATCGGTAAACCGTTTTCGGATCTGATACGGCTCCGGTTTCCGGATCGTATGAATAACGGACGATTTCCTGCGTCGGAGTATCGATATAATACATCAGGTTTCGGTCTCGATCCCAATCCAGACCGTTCGAAGTAGAGACCTGGTCTTTTATTTTGGCAAGGCTGCCGTCCGTATTCAGACGGTACAGCGAAGCCTCCTCTTCTTTGCCTTCCATGCTCGTCGTTCCCGCCCATAATCTTCCGGACGGGTCGCACTTGGCGTCATTGAAACGGATATCTTCCCGCATGTCTTTCGGCTGCTTCATCTTCGTCAACGTATCTTCCTGCAGATTGTACAGGTAAAAACCGTCTTTCATCGTCATCACCAGCTCTTCCTTTGAATACAAAGCCAGAGCCGTTACGAATGATTTGAATTTAACGGAACGGTTGATTCCGTCAGCCGGAGTAAAGATATGGAGCTGGCTGCCCAGTATATCCACCCAGTACAGGCATTCCTTGTCCTTATCCCATAAGGGGCCTTCTCCGATCACCGCTCTCGTATCTGCTCGTAATGCTGCTTCCATGTGTGAACACCTCTTTTGCTTGTCAGTCTCCTATTGTTATTCCCGACAAAGCGGCGTCCAAACTCAATCTTTTTTAAAAAGAATCGTAATAACCGTTCCGGCGCTGATTCTGCTGTTGACATGAATGGTTCCGTTATGAAGATGCACCAGTTCCTTGGCAATGGCGAGTCCGAGCCCCGTTCCTTCTGACGGCCCCTTCGTATTCGTTCCCCGGTAATAACGGTTAAACAGCTGGTGAATCGTTTCTTCGTCCATTCCTCTTCCGTTATCTTTCACCTTCAGAATCAGCTGTTCGGCTGATTCCTCGAGCACGACCCGAATGGCGGTCCCTTTCTTATTATGCTTTACGGCGTTTGCCAGCAGATTCTCCAGAATACGGCGGAACCATGCTTCATCAATGGCGAAAAGAATGTCTTCCTTTTTGGTTTCAAAGGCGATGTCATAGCCTTCCGAGAACGTGTTTTTCGTGAAATCGTTCGTGACGTTTCTGATAAACGGAACGACGTTGATCAGCCGCCGTTCAATCGGGAGGGCGGCGTTTTTCAGCCGGTATGTCAAGTTTAAGTCCTCAATCAGCTTCGACATATATTCTGATTTTTCCCGGACGATCTGCCCCATTTCTTTGACTTCCTCCGGGGTCCAGTCGTATTGCTTCGATTCAAGCATCATGCTGTAGCCGTAAATCGTGCTCAGCGGTGTTTTTAAATCATGGCTGAGTCCGGCGATCCATTCTTCCCTAGTCGCCTGGATTTTTTCTCTGTTTTTCTTATCCCGCTTCAGCGTATCGGTCAGCTGGTCCATCGATTCGAAAATCTCGGCGAAAAAGCGGAACGGCTGCTTTGTTTTGCCTTTTTTGTTTTTGCTGACCGGCTGTCCTTTGCGGTTCTTCGGCTCTTCAAGCCGGCCCTTTGATAAATTGACAAGCCATTTGATGGTATGAAAAAGCGGCCATCCGAAACGGAAAGAGTACCAGATTGTCAGAATACAGATCATTAATACCAAGATTCCGATCAGCAAAAAGAGGGTTTTCATCACATTTCTCAAAAATGACTTATTAAACTCATGATCGGGGATGTACACGGGGTTCGGCACCGACGCGACCATCCATTTCGTTTTATCGAGTCTTTTAAAAGAAATTTCCCTCTTATAATTCCACGGCTTGGAATTGTATTTCAGCAATTCAAGCTCATTGACGGTGTTCCGCTCTTTTTTGGTGCTGTTGATATCTCCGAGCAGTCTGCCGCTGTCCTCGAGAAGATAGACCGCCCCTTTTTCCCGTTTAATATAATCAACCGTGCTTTTTTTATATTGAGAAAGGGAAGCGAGGGACGGCTCCTGTGATTCGATGTAAGTGAGAAGCTGCTCGCTGGCGGATTTCCAGCCGAACAGAATCAAATAGGTCTCATTATTAATCGTGACCGTCCAGTAGTTCAGCTTGTAGTTGTCAAAATTCCGGTACTGATAAATGGATAAGAGATCTTTTCTGCTGTAATGGCTCGGGACGTCTTTCGGCACTCTGTACGC is a window encoding:
- a CDS encoding response regulator transcription factor, encoding MIRVLLIDDHEMVRMGLAAFLEAQPDIEVAGEASDGQQGVDLAAELLPDVILMDLVMDGMDGIEATKQICAKLNDPKIIVLTSFIDDDKVYPVIEAGALSYLLKTSKAAEIAEAIRAAAKGEPKLESKVAGKVLSRLRHSENQLPHETLTKRELEILCLVAEGKTNKEIGEELFITIKTVKTHITNILSKLDVSDRTQAAVYAHRNHLVT
- the liaS gene encoding two-component system sensor histidine kinase LiaS — protein: MRKKLLANIQWRAMRMTAGLSLLLCAVFITLMLLYYGLDPMLLFSSGWFGIPFVVILLLASLSAGLISGYVYGGRLKTRMDTLIEAVLKFENGNFAYRVPPLGDDEIGLAADQLNEMAKRVELQVTSLQKLSNERAEWQDQMKKSVITEERQRLARDLHDAVSQQLFAISMMTSAVLEQVKDADDKIVKRIRMVEHMAGEAQNEMRALLLHLRPVTLEGKGLKEGLIELLKEFKAKQPLDIEWDISDMGVSKGVEDHLFRIVQEALSNVFRHSKATKVTVRLGAKHQKLQLKVIDNGAGFTMDQVKASSYGLHSIKERASEIGGIAEIISVKGKGTQIDVKVPIYQKTKGENDSDSSVTD
- the liaF gene encoding cell wall-active antibiotics response protein LiaF; translated protein: MAKKQILGLIIALFGVSMFLRIIGIGDFLFWPLFFLITGYIFNKYSRGWLGSVLYIFAAFLFLRNLFSATFNLFGYAFAAFLIYAGYRLLKGKRVFEHKEKKINLKKEEQPKPSAQPESRQPDLRSYFIGELRMMKDPFELNDLNVSGFIGDVKIDLSKAMIPEGESTMTISGVIGNVDVYVPPDIEVSVSSSAFIGDMNLLGSKKSGMSTNLYKVSPEYGDSPRRIKISISLFIGDVDVKYL
- a CDS encoding DUF4097 domain-containing protein encodes the protein MKRKIAKGLMAASVLICCLFLVKEVVAGRFFPLYETETESVSVPPRAVKSLSVSSEQTDVKIIAEARNDISANVTGPAGKMFVRSRGKTLDLKAKEKGFQFLNLFQRPLLIVRIPYDYHQDITVRSSSGSIAVDGNRGLSLSHLGVHTVSGNMSLKHVKTDVFEAKGLSGDLTAAGLAAKTADVRLSSGNVGLHHVSGPLDVRVASGSVDASLETASAPVSVRLASGSAAISLPKDGSFTVNAETASGRIQPSYSFEKTSKEGGAFTGIKGSGSRMIDIKVTSGNIALQ
- the liaH gene encoding stress responsive protein LiaH: MVLKRIRDMFVASVNEGLDKLENPKVMLNQYVRDMESDIAKAKQTIVKQHTIVHQFKKKQEDASETAAKRKNQAQLAFDAGEEELAKKALTEMKYLEGKAAEHEKAYDQAKTQLAELKEQLETLETRLRDVKDKKQALIARANAAKAKEHMNASFDKIDSESAYREFLRMENRIEEMEVRVKYGTSAEANTEVSRSQYSDEVEAELEKMRSLSLEKTEYQKAAHE
- a CDS encoding protein liaI, with product MNINVKTAGGFLLIVFGLSVFFGGGHFAFIIPLAIGGLMLYWGIKRFSKGRAVSGIIAGVIGAMILVGSLPFIVAIGLAGAMVYFGWKMMKQGGSDADSRQYEPEAASPGYQSGFDSEWEEFLKKK
- a CDS encoding MFS transporter, producing the protein MDTYNKSESIWNKNFTFLFISRLVKLSGDGFAFNSILWFLIFDGEGAIGTALLIAVTFLPEAMLAPITGPFMKQHTLKFWMYFSDLTRAAVVLIIPVCYFNGFSPLWFVMLLMIVHSATGAAYNPASISLIPNIVGENSLQKANAVIQSSGQIVRLAAITLSGVFLTFISPAYSLFIALIFYLLSGFLVLFIAYQVHQDKQKTVAVKQRGTYFGRLKRGFVLVRKHQILYPLAIYCIFMNFAAAPWEALSAVYVAEDLHMPPIIYSLLKATGTGGAFLMGFILAKVKVNKYGLLFVSAGIIEGAAFFITGINTFLPLVFLAAFAFGSAVSAINVPEYTIIQTSVDNDDQPQVYAVIHMISNISIPLGAVLCGYAANAFGSGKVIAAGGLVEVLSGLGILFFTKLAKAERSDLIREKEASVRI
- a CDS encoding cob(I)yrinic acid a,c-diamide adenosyltransferase, which gives rise to MKLYTKTGDKGQTSLIGGRTDKDSLRVESYGTIDELNSFIGLALAELADCENCGDLKAELRNIQHELFDCGGDLATVTEHKNYKLREKSISVLEDCIDRYTAEAPPLEKFILPGGHKAAAQLHIARTVTRRAERLTVKLGKTEEINDTVLRYLNRLSDYFFAAARAINTRQGVKDIEYERSAAVFREDE